The genome window ATTGGCATATTCCAATGCTACTGCCGGGAATGATACGCCAGCGGTAAGTTATGCCACCGTATACCCTTTAACCATGTTTCTACGAGTATTGATCGCTCAATTGCTGATCTTATTTTTTTATGCCTGACTTCTTTAAAAAGATACTTTTCTTACTGATCCTGAAAAAATATACCTTTGTTACAAAATATATAATAGATAAATGGCTCTTCAATGTGGTATCGTTGGACTTCCCAATGTAGGTAAGTCTACTCTTTTTAACTGCCTGTCCAATGCCAAGGCACAGGCTGCTAATTTCCCGTTTTGTACAATCGAACCGAATGTAGGTGTAATTACAGTTCCTGACGAGCGTTTGACTAAATTGGCCGAAATAGATCAACCGCCCAAGGTAATTCCGACAACGGTAGAAATTGTTGATATTGCTGGTTTAGTTAAAGGCGCCAGTAAAAATGAAGGTCTGGGAAATAAGTTTCTGGCAAACATCCGGGAAACGGATGCTATTTTACATGTAATACGTTGTTTTGATGATGATAATGTAACTCACGTAGATGGCTCGGTCGATCCTGTACGTGATAAACAGATCATTGACATGGAGCTGCAGATAAAAGATCTGGAAACGGTTGAAGCACGCATGGGAAAAGTACAGAAACAGGCACAGACCGGTGGAGATAAAATGGCCAAACGTATGTTCGAAATTCTTCAGCAATACCATACTGCTTTACAGCAGGGGAAATCGGCACGTACTGTACATCTCGACAATAAAGATGATCGCAGGATGGCCAGGGAATTTTTCCTTTTGACAGATAAACCGGTATTGTATGTTTGTAATGTCGATGAGGCTTCTGTTAAAGGAGGAAACAAATATGTAGCTATGGTGGCCGAAGCCATTAAGGATGAAAATGCGGCGATGCTGGTAATTGCTGCTAAAACAGAAGCGGAAATAGCCGAACTGGATACTTATGAAGAACGTCAGATGTTTCTTGAAGAAATGGGCCTGGAAGAATCCGGTGTTTCCCGTTTGATCAAATCGGCATATGCTTTATTGGGTCTGGAAACTTATTTTACTACCGGAAAAGATGAAACCCGTGCGTGGACATATACAAAAGGGACTAAGGCTCCACAGGCTGCCGGTATTATCCATACCGATTTCGAAAAAGGGTTTATCCGTGCCGAAGTTATTAAATACGAGGATTATATTCATTACGGATCTGAGGCAGCCTGCCGTGAAGCAGGTAAAATAGCTGTGGAAGGCAAAGAATATGTAGTGCAGGATGGTGACATCATGCATTTCAGGTTTAATGTTTAGGGATTCAAATTTCTTATATGTGAAGGAATAAAAAAGAGGATTGTTTTTTAACAATCCTCTTTTTTATTCCTGGTTAAAAGTTGTCACTCTACGGCGACAGTTTTAATCCGTTCAGCATTGCTTGAATTTACAGTAATATATTTTAAAGCAACACTTTCTTCATTATCTTCAGCAGCTTCTACTTCTGCAAATTTTTCCAATGCGGTTAACAATCCTTTGACATCAGCGTCATTTTGCTTCAAAAGATTATAGGCAAAAGCATCAGCGGCTGTGTTTTGTTCAGCAGAATAAGGTACTTGAATTAATTCATTCACAAAAGTGCCCATCTTTTCACCTGAAAAGGAAAGAATTTTATCCAATTGAGCAGATACGGCGTTTGAAGCATTATCTTCAGAAGCAACTTTTACTAAAGCTTCACGGACGTCTTTATTTTTGATATGCCCTATTTGTACTGAGACAATACCCAGTAACTGTTCATCTGTCAGAAAGTCCATCATCCCGGAGTATATGCGAATGCTTCCATTTGCGCAGGCAAGGATATTTGCTTCATCATTTTCATATACTTTATAATTGAGGGATAAACCGTCTACAGATGTATATTTATTATTGACCAACGATGTCAATCTTTTGCAATAGTCATTATCATCGGGAAGTACTTTGTTATTCTTATCCAGCCACTCGACAATTTTTACCGACACCTTGTCTGCGGCCATGTCACGGGCAGCTTCTTCTGCTGCATCAACCGTATTTTTTGCAGTTTCTTTCGCACTTGTTGATACATCATCAGCTGTTTTCTTCACCGTTTCTTCTGCACTGGTCGTCGCTTTTTTCACCGCTTTATTCAATGACTTCAACTGTGCTTGTACAGGTACAGTTAAAGCAAACATTGCAGACAACACTAAAAGAGTAAAGAATCTTTTTTTCATGATCATTAAAAATTACATATTAATATTTGGTTAAAAGTTTTTCAAAGGTATGACATAATTTTCAATTCTGATATTTTATATTTTACCTCTGTTTTACTTCGCTTTTTTAATCTTTCGTAACAGTAAAATGAAGGGTTTAAGAGGAAAATATAGAAAGAAGAGTTGTTCCGGAAGATGAATTGTCCTCCAATCCATTGGATTGATCAATCGAAGGCCTGCAACGGCGGTTTTATTGCTGCAGCTTTCTTCCAGTTTCATCCGGTAAATAAAATCATGCCACATGTCAGTTAATTTATCCGACCTTCTGTTTTTTAAAATGATCTGTTGGAGGGCCGTGTCAACAAGGCTTCTAGGATAAGCAAGCTGAGCATGTAATGATGAAATATTTATTCCAAATACCTGTTCTGCCAAATAAACACTTTGGGCCAGTATTTTATTCATTTTATATTTCTGCGCCAGTTCGGATAAATTTTTGATCTCTGAATCTGACATGTTCCGGAGAGCATAGGCTACGTCCCATAGCCAAAACAAACGAAACCAGATGTGTACACTTCCATGCCGGCATAAGTAAAGTGCATGCATGGTATCACCTATTGTAGGAATCGCTTGTCCGGCGATCGATACATGTGTTGTCCCGGTAAAAAAATCCTTGTTGGATGGTAAAACCTTTTTCCCGTATGTTAACCGCCAATGTAATTCGATATGTATGTTTTTCTCGGAGTGTATGAAGGATTGATCGGAAGCATGATCCAGGATATATCGGTATTGTTTCCTGTTCAAGCTCCGTTCATCGAAGGAAGTTCTATACCCTGCTTCTTTTAATAACTGTCTTACCTGATCCAGGTCTTCTTCATTCACCAGGATATCCAGATCACTTGATTGCCGCATCGCAACATCATGATATAGCTGAACAGATAAAGCCGGTCCTTTCACACAAAGCCATGAAATCTGATGCCGGGCAAATAAACGGGCAAGCAATACCAATTCTCCTGATAATTTGAGAATTTTCTGTTGGTGTTCTTCCAGTAAGTTCTGTACCTCTCTTAACAGAGTGTCCGGTAATTCTTTACATTGTTTCAATAATGGATATAACTGTGGTACCAGTTTATGATACCGTAATATCTTAAGAAATCTATCCTGTTGTATGTCTTTGGGATAAGAAACTTCTTCGCAGGAAAACACTGCACGGCAACATTGAAATAAGAACCGGTATTCAGGATCTACCAGATATTGATTGATGCTATTTTTTTGATTGACAGATTTCATACTATCATCAAAATTAATGGTTTTTTTGAAAATTCTTTTGATCTACCAATCCTTCTTTAGAAAGTTGAGTTATAAATAGCCCTTGAATGGAGGAAAACCTAAGATCCTTATACATGACACGATATCCTGTGCAAGGATGATCTATTCAAAAAGAAAAGAGGCCTGAACATTCAGACCTCTTTGTGTAGCGGGGGCAGGACTCGAACCTACGACCTTTGGGTTATGAGCCCAACGAGCTACCACTGCTCCACCCCGCAGTATATTTTATGGGGTATAAATCCCTGTTTTTCTAAGAGAGGTGCAAAGATAATAACATTTTACACAAAAACCAAAAAAATATATATATTTGATGTCACTGTTTTATAAAAGCAAGCCGCTTTAATTGTTAATAGTGCTGATTTATAGTTTTTTGTACAAAAAACCGATCAATTATGCCAAGAGTTTTTACCCCTGTAGATATAGACCAGGAAGAAAAAGAATTAAGAAAAGACTATTTTGATCGTCATACCCCTCATATAATTTGTCAGGACGAGGTATCCCGTGGTGATATTTTTATAGTCACTGTAAAAATGGGCGAACATTATACCCATCCTGCCAATGATGATCATTATATCGGCTGGCTTCAATTATGGAATCGCGAAACACTTCTTGCCGAAGCTCGCTATTATCCGGACGCTTTAGACAGGCAGGCAGGAAATATCCAGGTAGATTTCCATATTGTAGCACCTTTGGTATCCATGAACCTAACTGCAATGAGTTATTGTACGAAGCATGGATTATGGAAATCGGCACCTCACGTCGTAAAAATATTGTAATGATGATCGATCAGTTTGAAATAACACTTCCGGCTTTTCACAGAGGGTTCCATCTTATTACGCAATATGTGGAAAAACAACTTCCCCCGCTGCCTGAAAAGGGATTATTGCATCTCTTTTTGCAACATACTTCTGCCGGACTGACCATTAACGAAAATGTAGATTCTACAGTTCGTTATGATTTTGAAACAATTATGAACCGGATTGTTCCGGAATCGCGACAGTATGCACATAATCTGGAGGGTATGGACGATATGCCTGCACATGTGAAATCATCATTGGTGGGACAATCTTTAACTATTCCGGTTACGCATGGCAGGATGAATATGGGAACATGGCAGGGTATTTATCTGTGCGAATTCAGGAACCATGGTGGTCCACGGCGTTTGGTAATGACTGTTTTTTCCTGAAATGGATTTATTATGAAGGTGGTTATTCAAAGAGTGAGCGAAGCTTCTGTGGTAATTGACAAAAAAGTCTTTTCGAAGATCGGGCAGGGGTTACTTGTTTTGGTCGGTTTTGGGGATTCGGATACACAAAAAGACATCGACTGGTTATGTGCTAAAATTGTGAATATGCGTATTTTCCCGGATACGGAAGGAAAAATGAATTTATCGGTAATGGATGTTCAGGGAGAATTATTATCTGTCAGCCAGTTTACTTTGCATGCTTCCACCCGTAAGGGCAACCGTCCTTCATTTATCCGGGCGGCAGCCCCCGACGTTAGCCGTCCATTATACGATTCTTTTAACCGGACATTGGAACAATTATTAGGAAAACCTGTTGCTACAGGAATCTTTGGTGCAGATATGAAGGTTTCCCTTATAAATGATGGTCCTGTAACAATTATTATGGATACTGAATCCACGGAGACTTAAAATGATTCACAGGCTGTATCCCGGATTATAAGATGAAAATTTTCCTTTCATAACATTATATCCTTCATGATGAAATTTATACTTGTATTTAAATTTTTGTGGTGTGCATTATGTCATCTCTTCAGGAACATGAATTAATAAGATCCCTGTTCTAATTCTTTCCAATGATTCATTACTTTTGCTATGAATCATTGTTTGGTCATCGGTGCAATTGTCTGTATCCATTCCCTAAAAGAAGGTTCTTTTACTGCTTTCAATACAGCTTCAACTTCATTGGGCCTGAATGTCAGTCTCTCCACAAATGGCTGACGAAGATTCTCATCTTTACCATAGATGACCAACAGTGCAATGATTTTGGCTGTGATTTCATCTTCCCTTTTCATGATAATTCTTTTTAAAGTTTACTTTTACTATTTTGATATTTCTATACATCAAATTTACAAGCTGATTCGATGATATTTGCAGGAATCTGACCCAAATGCATGTTTTGCCACCTGAAGTTAAGACGTAACTTACCGGGATTTTTTACCTTCGGTACACTATGCAACAGAGCCGGCAGCATCGCTGATTTGTTCAGGAAACTCCACTGTTTTCATTTTTTCCCACCTGTATACATTGTATTGGGCTATCTTATACTTTTGCCGGCCAAATTGATGAAAAAGGATGAATATCAGAATGCCCAGCCCGGCAACGATTGTATAGCCGAGTAATTTCTTATTGGCTGACAGTATTGCACCTGACTGGATATCACGCAGAGAACCAGTTCCCGGATAATGGTTCATAGTCAGGGTATCAAAATAAAAAGCCAGGTTACCGACGCTTTGCCATTGAAGCTTGTATTGCAACCACCCGACCAGCGCAGTAAAAAACGCCATCATTACAAAACTTCTGAAAATCATGAGTGGCGCAACAGATGGCAACATGTTTTTTTGCGGGACCCTATCAAATGTATATATCCATATGGATATAAATAAAGCAGCCATACCATATCCGTTCAATATTTGAGGTAAATACAGCTGTCCGATATTGAGTTCAGGGACCATCATAAAATAAAGCATCACAGTATAAAGGAAATACGCGGCAAATCCCGAAAAAATATACATTTTGATAGGGAGCTTATGCTTGACAACCCAATGGAAAGCTACAAATCCTGCTGCAACTAAGCCCGGTAGCGTCATCAGATTAAGTGAAGCATTTGCTATCCAGTTATATCCCAGAATGGCAGAAGTGTAGATCGGCATAATGGAGCTTACTCCCATGTACAATCCCTGTGCGACTAAAAGGACTATTCCGAGCCTGACATCTTTGATTTTATACAATTTAAAGGAAAGGAAAGGACGCTTTATCACCAGTTGCCTTGCTATCAGTGCAGCTATGGATGCTATTATGATAACAACTGCATATATGATGTCCGGCGAGTTAAACCAGTCCTGTTGTTTACCGAATGAAAAGATGTATGCCATGCTCATCAATGATGTTGCAAATAACAGCAGCCCGATCCAATCAATATAATAAAACGGCATTTTCCTGGCAAAGCGTTGATTGTGCATGAATACCACACATATAAGGGCAGCCAGTAATAAAGTTGCTGCGCCGTAGAAATGTAGTGCCTGCCACCCGATGTTAAGGGCAAAGCCGGATGTGAAGAATACCCCTAATTGTGACGAACCTATTGATATGGGATAAAATATGGCATAGAACCTTTTCCTGTTTCCATCCGGGCAGAGTATTCCCTGGACAGGAAGGATCATTTCCGTCATACCCATCATTTTCGCTATTCCGAAAATCAGGCAGGCTACCACAACAACCTCTCCTATTGTTGCTGTTGCTACAACTACCGACATTGCAGCCATAACGACCAGTGCCGTAATCATCAATTCTTTGGAACGAAACCGGAGTTTGATGCGCATAATGAACGGAAGAACCAGCGACATCCCAATAATAGTTGCATAGTTCCCCCACATAAAATACTCGGTGATGATACCCGTACTGCCGGACATTTGCCCGATATTCCCGGCGTTAATCGGATTGATAAGCAATATTGTTGCCAACAACAATATAATGAGTACCAACTGTCCGAGCCCCGGAACCCATTTCTGAAATAAACCTCTATTATACATTATACCGATTTTTAAATAATAAGAACAATTTAACGCTGTATTTTATTCACATTGTCAATTACTTATATTTCTACAAAAATATCCAGGTTCATTCCTGCCCTTAAATGATGCAGGGCTTCTTTATCATTATTTTCAGTAAACTCGATACGTACCGGAATGCGTTGCTGTACTTTCACGAAGTTGCCGGAGCTATTGTCTACCGGGACACTTGAATAACGGGCGCCTGTTGCTGCCGAAATAGCTGTTACCCTGCCTTCAAATTCTTTCCCGTTTAAAGCATCTGCTTTCATAATTACCTTTTTCCCTATTTCGACATTCGGCATCTGGCTTTCCAGGAAATTTGCGGCTACCCATTTATTGTCGTTGGCCACTATGGTAGCCACCTGCATTCCTGCCTGTTGCAGCAGTTGCCCCTCCTGTATCAGACGTCTACCCATTACACCATCATATGGTGCGGTGATGACCGTGTATGAAAGATTCAGTTTTGCCATTTCCAGAACGGCTTCAGTACGTTTTATTTCGGCTTCGTTTAATGCAAACCTGCTTTTGGCCTCCTGTGTAGACAAATCGGCTGTCTTTTTCTGGTTAATTAATACTTCGTAAGAAGACCTGGCAACATCATATTCTGTTTTTATCTGATCATATTGAAATCGTGTAACGGCTTCTGATTCGAGCAGGTTTTTATACCGGTCCAGGTTTTTTTCGGCATTATCCAGCCGGGCTTTAGCTCCAGCAATATTTGCCTGGGTTACGCTTATGTTATTGGCCACTGTATTAACGGATGATTCTGTCATGCTTTTTGAAGCAAGTGCACTTAAATAAGCAGCCTCGGCCTGGGTTACCTGCGTAAGTATTTCCCTGTCGTCTATAATGATCAACGTATCTCCTTTTTTTACTTCCTGATGTTCGATAAAACGTATTTCCTTAATATATCCCGATACGCGTGCATTGATGGGGTTTATGAACACTTCTACCTGTGCGGCATTTGTGAAATCGTTTTTTCCAAGATGGAAATAATT of Bacteroidales bacterium contains these proteins:
- the ychF gene encoding redox-regulated ATPase YchF; protein product: MALQCGIVGLPNVGKSTLFNCLSNAKAQAANFPFCTIEPNVGVITVPDERLTKLAEIDQPPKVIPTTVEIVDIAGLVKGASKNEGLGNKFLANIRETDAILHVIRCFDDDNVTHVDGSVDPVRDKQIIDMELQIKDLETVEARMGKVQKQAQTGGDKMAKRMFEILQQYHTALQQGKSARTVHLDNKDDRRMAREFFLLTDKPVLYVCNVDEASVKGGNKYVAMVAEAIKDENAAMLVIAAKTEAEIAELDTYEERQMFLEEMGLEESGVSRLIKSAYALLGLETYFTTGKDETRAWTYTKGTKAPQAAGIIHTDFEKGFIRAEVIKYEDYIHYGSEAACREAGKIAVEGKEYVVQDGDIMHFRFNV
- a CDS encoding M48 family metalloprotease produces the protein MKKRFFTLLVLSAMFALTVPVQAQLKSLNKAVKKATTSAEETVKKTADDVSTSAKETAKNTVDAAEEAARDMAADKVSVKIVEWLDKNNKVLPDDNDYCKRLTSLVNNKYTSVDGLSLNYKVYENDEANILACANGSIRIYSGMMDFLTDEQLLGIVSVQIGHIKNKDVREALVKVASEDNASNAVSAQLDKILSFSGEKMGTFVNELIQVPYSAEQNTAADAFAYNLLKQNDADVKGLLTALEKFAEVEAAEDNEESVALKYITVNSSNAERIKTVAVE
- a CDS encoding nucleotidyltransferase family protein; translation: MKSVNQKNSINQYLVDPEYRFLFQCCRAVFSCEEVSYPKDIQQDRFLKILRYHKLVPQLYPLLKQCKELPDTLLREVQNLLEEHQQKILKLSGELVLLARLFARHQISWLCVKGPALSVQLYHDVAMRQSSDLDILVNEEDLDQVRQLLKEAGYRTSFDERSLNRKQYRYILDHASDQSFIHSEKNIHIELHWRLTYGKKVLPSNKDFFTGTTHVSIAGQAIPTIGDTMHALYLCRHGSVHIWFRLFWLWDVAYALRNMSDSEIKNLSELAQKYKMNKILAQSVYLAEQVFGINISSLHAQLAYPRSLVDTALQQIILKNRRSDKLTDMWHDFIYRMKLEESCSNKTAVAGLRLINPMDWRTIHLPEQLFFLYFPLKPFILLLRKIKKAK
- a CDS encoding secondary thiamine-phosphate synthase enzyme YjbQ — encoded protein: MIDQFEITLPAFHRGFHLITQYVEKQLPPLPEKGLLHLFLQHTSAGLTINENVDSTVRYDFETIMNRIVPESRQYAHNLEGMDDMPAHVKSSLVGQSLTIPVTHGRMNMGTWQGIYLCEFRNHGGPRRLVMTVFS
- the dtd gene encoding D-tyrosyl-tRNA(Tyr) deacylase, producing the protein MKVVIQRVSEASVVIDKKVFSKIGQGLLVLVGFGDSDTQKDIDWLCAKIVNMRIFPDTEGKMNLSVMDVQGELLSVSQFTLHASTRKGNRPSFIRAAAPDVSRPLYDSFNRTLEQLLGKPVATGIFGADMKVSLINDGPVTIIMDTESTET
- a CDS encoding HlyD family secretion protein, translated to MSPNVKNIKQKKNNQRLKVTIINMLVFVAVVGGFFWLVRNYFHLGKNDFTNAAQVEVFINPINARVSGYIKEIRFIEHQEVKKGDTLIIIDDREILTQVTQAEAAYLSALASKSMTESSVNTVANNISVTQANIAGAKARLDNAEKNLDRYKNLLESEAVTRFQYDQIKTEYDVARSSYEVLINQKKTADLSTQEAKSRFALNEAEIKRTEAVLEMAKLNLSYTVITAPYDGVMGRRLIQEGQLLQQAGMQVATIVANDNKWVAANFLESQMPNVEIGKKVIMKADALNGKEFEGRVTAISAATGARYSSVPVDNSSGNFVKVQQRIPVRIEFTENNDKEALHHLRAGMNLDIFVEI